A part of Aegilops tauschii subsp. strangulata cultivar AL8/78 chromosome 2, Aet v6.0, whole genome shotgun sequence genomic DNA contains:
- the LOC109736812 gene encoding protein CutA 1, chloroplastic, translating to MPLFPAPLRALFSPTTAASSTSALPPPRRPPLAGALLFLSLGAVAGCALSTRRVPFLRAISSARMESTSTTVPSIVVYVTVPNREAGKKLSASIISEKLAACVNIVPGIESVYWWEGKVQTDAEELLIIKTRESLLNALTEHVKANHEYDVPEVIALPISGGNLKYLEWLKDSTREK from the exons ATGCCACTCTTCCCCGCTCCACTCCGAGCCCTATTCTCCCCTaccaccgccgcctcctccacctccgccCTGCCGCCGCCCCGTCGACCGCCGCTCGCGGGGGCTCTCCTCTTCCTCAGCCTAGGAGCCGTAGCTGGTTGCGCTCTCTCCACCCGCCGCGTCCCCTTCCTCCG GGCAATAAGTTCTGCTCGAATGGAGTCTACTTCCACGACCGTGCCTTCCATTGTTGTCTATGTGACAGTTCCGAATCGGGAAGCAG GGAAAAAGCTATCAGCAAGCATTATCAGTGAGAAACTTGCTGCTTGTGTGAACATAGTGCCTG GAATTGAATCTGTTTACTGGTGGGAGGGAAAG GTGCAAACCGATGCTGAAGAGCTGCTCATCATCAAGACCAGAGAATCTCTTCTAAACGCCTTGACTGAACATGTGAAAGCTAACCATGAGTACGA TGTTCCTGAAGTCATCGCGCTGCCCATCAGTGGAGGTAACCTCAAGTACTTGGAGTGGCTCAAGGACAGCACCAGGGAGAAGTGA
- the LOC109736811 gene encoding thioredoxin-like protein CXXS1: MDAEIQRPREVGSCRVVKVDKEAAWDLFTTQAANEGRTVAAHFGASWCVTSLSMNYKFEELAQTHPDMLFLFVDVDDVPGVSSKLGVKAMPTFFLIKGKEVVKKIVGANSDELHKMVDASDDDSLGSAVTTLPDIVIEK, encoded by the exons ATGGACGCGGAGATCCAGCGGCCGCGGGAGGTGGGCAGCTGCAGGGTGGTCAAGGTGGACAAGGAGGCCGCCTGGGACCTCTTCACCACCCAGGCCGCCAACGAAGGCCGCACT GTCGCTGCTCACTTTGGGGCGTCTTGGTGCGTCACGTCCCTGTCCATGAACTACAAGTTCGAGGAGCTCGCCCAGACCCACCCCGACATGCTCTTCCTCTTCGTCGACGTCGATGATGTCCCG GGCGTGTCTTCCAAGCTGGGGGTGAAGGCCATGCCCACCTTCTTCCTCATCAAGGGCAAGGAGGTGGTGAAGAAGATCGTCGGCGCCAACTCGGACGAGCTCCACAAGATGGTGGACGCCTCCGACGACGATTCGCTCGGCTCCGCTGTCACCACTCTCCCTGACATAGTCATCGAAAAATAG